The following proteins are co-located in the Microplitis demolitor isolate Queensland-Clemson2020A chromosome 5, iyMicDemo2.1a, whole genome shotgun sequence genome:
- the LOC106693277 gene encoding ATP-dependent DNA helicase PIF1 gives MEVLDSRLTHDNVPLCINDSIKKFSAGQGGFFFLDAPGGTGKTFVISLILAEIRSNNGIALAVASSGIAATLLDGGRTAHSVFKLPLNIQNNPDAVCNIKKQSSMATVLKRCKIIIWDECTMAHKYSLEALNRTLKDIKNSDKLFGGTLLVLSGDFRQTLPVIPRSTYADEINACLKSSPLWRNVEKLQLKINMRVQMLQDPSAETFSKQLLDIGDGKVAIDETGYVKLPTDFCTIADSQDTLIEQIFPDVHTRYINHEWLAERVILAAKNVDVDNLNLKIQMLLPGNLVSYKSIDTVCDDSEAVNFPIEFLNSLDLPGMPPHNLQLKVGSPIILLRNLNPPRLCNGTRLVIQKLMKNVIEARILNGKFRGENVLIPRIPIIPTDVPIQFKRIQFPIRLAFAMTINKSQGQTMSVCGLDLRTPCFSHGQLYVACSRVGKPSSLFVLARDGLTKNIVHAIALRD, from the exons ATGGAAGTCCTAGATTCAAGACTTACTCACGACAATGTGCCACTCTGTATTAATGATTCCATCAAAAAGT TTTCAGCTGGACAAGGTGGGTTCTTCTTTTTGGATGCACCGGGTGGAACTGGCAAAACATTCGTTATTTCGCTAATTCTTGCTGAAATACGATCAAATAATGGCATCGCATTGGCCGTTGCATCATCGGGCATTGCAGCAACTTTATTGGATGGAGGTAGAACAGCTCATTCAGTATTTAAGCTGCCACTAAATATTCAGAATAACCCTGACGCAGTATGCAACATTAAGAAACAATCGTCCATGGCCACTGTGCTGAAACggtgtaaaattattatttgggaTGAATGTACTATGGCACACAAATATTCACTTGAGGCGTTGAACAGGACAttgaaagatattaaaaacaGTGACAAACTATTTGGCGGAACTCTGTTGGTCCTTTCAGGTGATTTCAGACAAACACTTCCAGTCATTCCACGTTCAACATACGCTGATGAGATCAACGCTTGCTTAAAATCATCTCCATTGTGGCGtaatgttgaaaaattacagctaaaaataaatatgcgCGTTCAAATGCTTCAAGATCCATCCGCTGAAACATTTTCAAAACAACTCTTAGATATCGGTGATGGAAAAGTTGCTATAGATGAAACTGGATACGTAAAATTACCGACCGATTTCTGCACAATCGCTGATTCGCAAGATACTCTCATTGAACAAATATTTCCCGATGTACACACACGGTACATAAATCATGAGTGGCTTGCAGAAAGAGTGATTTTAGCGGCAAAAAATGTAGACGTTGACAATTTAAATCTGAAGATACAAATGTTGTTGCCAGGGAACTTGGTATCATATAAATCTATTGATACAGTTTGCGACGACAGCGAAGCAGTAAATTTTCCCATAGAGTTTTTGAACTCACTGGATTTGCCAGGCATGCCACCgcataatttacaattaaaggTTGGATCTCCAATTATCTTGCTTCGTAATTTGAACCCGCCTCGGCTGTGCAACGGTACGCGATTagtcattcaaaaattaatgaaaaatgtgATCGAAGCCAGAATTTTAAATGGCAAGTTCAGAGGTGAAAATGTACTCATACCACGGATTCCTATTATACCTACAGATGTGCCAATTCAATTCAAACGTATTCAGTTTCCGATTAGATTGGCATTTGCAATGACTATCAACAAATCCCAAGGTCAAACGATGTCTGTTTGTGGATTAGATTTGAGAACACCATGTTTTTCACACGGACAATTATACGTGGCATGCTCTCGAGTGGGTAAACCATCCAGTTTGTTTGTGTTAGCTAGAGATGgactaacaaaaaatattgttcacGCTATAGCATTAAGAGATTGA